In the Leptotrichia sp. oral taxon 847 genome, one interval contains:
- a CDS encoding Txe/YoeB family addiction module toxin, whose product MKKIWFEEAWNDYLYWQVQDKKTLKRINQLIKDIEKNHPIGIGKPEQLKGDLSGFWSRRIDDRNRLVYRIIDEEILEIVSCRGHYNF is encoded by the coding sequence ATGAAAAAAATATGGTTTGAAGAAGCTTGGAATGACTATTTATATTGGCAAGTTCAAGATAAAAAGACATTAAAACGAATTAATCAATTAATTAAAGATATTGAAAAAAATCATCCAATTGGAATAGGAAAACCTGAGCAGTTAAAAGGGGATTTAAGCGGTTTCTGGAGTCGAAGAATTGATGATAGAAATAGACTTGTCTATCGTATAATAGATGAAGAAATTTTGGAAATAGTTTCTTGTAGAGGACATTATAATTTTTAG
- a CDS encoding DUF4116 domain-containing protein, translated as MDKKKLLKTIKKNEHILEKEELKEFTKDREFMLEAVKLNGNSLRYASKELKNDKEMVMEAIKNNNLSFAHASERLQNDKDVVFEAIKGVKGLEEILKKSSLDFSFKLEERKKSFNERMSEELEKSRRTVIKILAKVLITLSQAMDGVLKEAQKINDMENDYEKFGKIHKDVKSQSEIYQSKMENEQSNENPKESIHQSEEIEKEFLNEKNEETKDKIDEIFDEVLENPEAVDKYVEENIVEPTKFKSEMDYFEQMYSGFEKNQDENER; from the coding sequence TTACAAAAGATAGAGAATTTATGTTAGAAGCAGTAAAATTAAATGGAAATTCGTTAAGGTATGCTTCCAAAGAGTTAAAAAATGATAAAGAAATGGTGATGGAAGCTATTAAAAATAATAATTTATCTTTTGCACACGCGAGCGAAAGACTACAAAATGATAAAGATGTAGTATTTGAAGCAATTAAAGGTGTGAAAGGACTAGAAGAAATACTAAAAAAAAGTTCTTTAGATTTCAGTTTTAAATTAGAAGAAAGAAAAAAATCATTTAACGAGAGAATGAGTGAAGAATTGGAAAAATCAAGAAGAACTGTTATAAAAATACTAGCAAAAGTATTAATAACACTTTCGCAAGCAATGGATGGAGTTTTAAAAGAAGCACAGAAGATAAATGATATGGAAAATGATTATGAAAAATTTGGGAAAATTCATAAAGATGTAAAATCCCAAAGTGAAATTTATCAATCTAAAATGGAGAATGAACAAAGTAATGAGAATCCAAAAGAATCAATACATCAAAGTGAAGAAATAGAAAAAGAATTTTTAAATGAAAAGAATGAAGAAACGAAAGATAAAATAGATGAAATTTTTGATGAAGTTTTAGAAAATCCTGAAGCAGTTGATAAGTATGTGGAAGAAAATATTGTTGAACCCACTAAATTCAAAAGTGAAATGGACTATTTTGAACAAATGTATTCTGGCTTTGAAAAAAATCAAGATGAAAATGAAAGATAG
- a CDS encoding type II toxin-antitoxin system RelB/DinJ family antitoxin → MARTVNVNFRMDENLKKNMEMICNEMGLSMSTAFTIFAKKVLKERRIPFEISADPFYSESNIAHLKRGIKALNEGKGIEHDIIEVED, encoded by the coding sequence ATGGCACGAACAGTAAATGTGAATTTTCGTATGGACGAAAATTTAAAAAAAAATATGGAAATGATTTGTAATGAAATGGGACTTTCTATGTCAACAGCTTTTACAATTTTTGCAAAAAAAGTATTAAAAGAAAGAAGAATACCTTTTGAAATTTCTGCTGATCCTTTTTATTCAGAAAGTAATATTGCTCATTTAAAAAGAGGAATTAAAGCACTAAATGAAGGAAAAGGAATAGAACATGATATAATTGAGGTTGAAGATTAA